The following proteins come from a genomic window of Paenibacillus sp. CAA11:
- a CDS encoding protease, which yields METLFLSCLAGGVLFALVSVLLGDVISDLLGGALDFLSVDFFKPVVIAGAITAFGGAGLLLNRHTGLSAAGVIVLAILCAVFIAVLVYFGYVRPMENSENSTGYSIRELSGKVGEVTIPIPPSGFGEIMVSLVGGHTLHIAASWEKREIAAGTRVVVVDTREGILLVSELDEREGDV from the coding sequence GTGGAGACTCTGTTTCTAAGCTGCTTGGCCGGAGGGGTACTCTTCGCATTAGTCAGTGTGCTCCTTGGCGATGTAATCAGTGATTTGCTGGGCGGAGCACTCGACTTTTTGTCGGTGGATTTTTTTAAACCTGTAGTCATTGCGGGAGCCATAACTGCCTTCGGTGGAGCGGGGCTCCTGCTTAACCGGCATACCGGGCTGTCTGCTGCGGGAGTGATTGTTCTGGCCATACTCTGTGCAGTCTTCATTGCTGTACTAGTGTACTTCGGTTACGTTCGTCCCATGGAGAACAGCGAGAACTCGACGGGCTATTCTATTCGGGAGCTGTCCGGTAAAGTCGGTGAGGTAACAATCCCCATTCCACCTTCCGGCTTTGGAGAGATCATGGTTAGTCTTGTCGGAGGCCATACACTACATATCGCTGCAAGCTGGGAGAAGAGGGAGATTGCTGCAGGTACACGGGTAGTGGTTGTTGATACTCGCGAGGGGATTCTGCTTGTGTCCGAATTGGATGAGAGAGAGGGAGATGTGTAA
- a CDS encoding iron-containing alcohol dehydrogenase: MDSFEFHNPTRLIFGKNKTEALRTEVPKYGKKVLLVYGGGSIKRSGLYDQVLGLLKEAGAEVTELAGVEPNPRLSTVHRGVELCKKHGIELILAVGGGSVIDCSKAIAVGAKYDGDMWDFAQRKAVPQDALPLATVLTMAATGSEMNSGSVISNEETKEKLGWGSPYSFPTFSILDPQNTFSLPKDQTVYGMVDMMSHVLEHYFHQEGNTPVQDGFCETLLRTVIETGPKLINDLENYELRETIMYVGTLALNGMVSMGFRGDWATHNIEHAVSAVYDIPHGGGLAILFPNWMKHNLDVNPARFRKFAVNVFGIDPAGKTDREVGEEGIDALRAFWTSIGAPSRLADYDIDDSQLEVMAEKTVRFGPFGNFAKLDKEAVLDIYRRSL, translated from the coding sequence ATGGATTCATTTGAGTTTCACAATCCGACCCGATTGATCTTCGGTAAGAATAAAACAGAAGCATTAAGAACAGAAGTCCCTAAATACGGAAAGAAAGTGCTGCTAGTTTATGGCGGTGGCAGCATTAAGCGCAGCGGCTTGTATGATCAAGTGCTGGGCCTTCTGAAGGAAGCTGGAGCAGAGGTTACTGAACTGGCCGGCGTTGAGCCTAACCCTCGGTTGTCCACCGTGCACCGGGGCGTAGAGCTTTGTAAGAAGCACGGCATTGAGCTTATTCTGGCTGTTGGCGGAGGCAGCGTTATTGACTGTTCCAAAGCGATTGCCGTGGGAGCGAAGTACGATGGCGACATGTGGGATTTTGCACAGCGCAAGGCTGTTCCTCAGGATGCGCTTCCTCTGGCAACCGTGCTGACCATGGCAGCTACCGGTTCTGAAATGAACAGCGGTTCTGTAATATCAAATGAAGAAACGAAGGAGAAGCTGGGCTGGGGCAGCCCTTATTCATTCCCGACTTTCTCTATCCTTGATCCGCAGAATACTTTCAGCCTGCCTAAAGATCAAACCGTGTATGGAATGGTAGACATGATGTCCCATGTGCTGGAGCACTATTTCCATCAGGAAGGGAATACGCCTGTACAGGATGGCTTCTGTGAAACTCTGCTCCGTACGGTCATTGAAACAGGGCCTAAGCTAATCAATGATCTGGAGAACTATGAATTGCGCGAAACCATTATGTATGTCGGAACCTTGGCGCTGAACGGCATGGTCAGCATGGGCTTCCGTGGCGACTGGGCGACACATAATATCGAGCATGCTGTGTCGGCGGTTTACGATATTCCTCATGGTGGTGGACTGGCCATCTTATTCCCGAACTGGATGAAGCATAATCTTGATGTGAACCCTGCCCGCTTCAGGAAGTTTGCCGTAAATGTATTTGGTATCGATCCAGCGGGTAAAACCGATCGTGAGGTCGGGGAGGAGGGCATTGATGCGCTCCGGGCTTTCTGGACTTCCATTGGCGCACCAAGCCGGCTTGCTGATTATGATATTGATGACAGCCAGCTTGAAGTCATGGCTGAGAAGACCGTTCGCTTTGGCCCGTTCGGCAACTTCGCCAAGCTGGATAAGGAAGCGGTACTTGATATTTACCGGCGTTCTCTCTAA
- a CDS encoding UDP-glucose--hexose-1-phosphate uridylyltransferase: MKEQTSEATTRSHDALREQALVAIERLVHFALEHSLIDWWDLDYSRNRLLELFSFDEPYGKEVEELPLGGPQPLLEVLIDYGYTIGLIAENTPTYRDLLDARIMGLIMPRPSEVIHTFRKLERDKGIEAATDALVKLSEKSNYIRMDRVAANVYWVQETPYGDMEITINLSKPEKTPEEIAAARLMPSPAYPKCQLCRENVGYAGRINHPARHNLRTIPLELNGEPWFFQYSPYVYYNEHCIVFHHDHVPMKMSKDTFRRLLDFVRQFPHYFIGSNADLPIVGGSILTHDHFQGGRHRFPLEKSPVDEVLVSKRYPDVTLGIVNWPMTVLRLRSQQSDVLLEAGYELYTTWQSYSDAEADILAESVQEGISVPHNTVTPVVRRSPDGGYEMDVVLRNNRTSAEHPEGIFHPHREMHHLKKENIGLIEVMGLAILPGRLKSELDQISSILSGDAELLHQAEQGGLPELVKHKEWVDQLIREYGAARSKEAANELLRDQVGRKFSQILEHAGVFKRTEKGQAALRRFLNAAGYR, translated from the coding sequence GTGAAGGAACAAACATCAGAAGCTACTACCCGCTCCCATGATGCACTGCGCGAACAAGCACTGGTTGCTATCGAGCGTCTGGTTCACTTCGCACTCGAGCACAGCCTGATTGACTGGTGGGACTTGGATTATTCACGGAACAGGCTGCTGGAGCTATTCTCCTTCGATGAGCCCTATGGTAAGGAAGTAGAGGAGCTGCCGCTTGGCGGCCCTCAGCCGCTGTTAGAGGTGCTGATCGATTACGGTTATACCATAGGACTTATTGCCGAGAATACGCCTACGTACAGAGACCTGTTGGACGCCCGGATCATGGGGCTGATTATGCCGCGGCCGTCAGAAGTCATTCACACTTTCCGTAAGCTGGAGCGGGATAAAGGGATTGAAGCCGCTACGGATGCTCTGGTCAAGTTATCAGAGAAATCCAATTACATTCGTATGGATCGGGTGGCTGCAAATGTATATTGGGTTCAAGAGACACCTTACGGGGATATGGAAATTACGATCAATCTGTCCAAACCTGAGAAAACGCCGGAGGAGATTGCTGCAGCACGGCTAATGCCGTCTCCTGCCTATCCTAAATGTCAGTTATGCAGGGAGAACGTAGGCTATGCAGGAAGAATAAATCATCCTGCTCGCCACAATTTGCGTACCATTCCGCTGGAATTGAATGGAGAGCCATGGTTTTTCCAGTATTCACCTTACGTATATTATAACGAGCACTGTATCGTATTCCATCATGATCATGTACCAATGAAGATGAGTAAGGATACTTTCCGCAGGCTTCTGGATTTCGTAAGACAGTTCCCGCATTATTTTATCGGATCCAATGCAGACCTGCCTATCGTTGGAGGCTCTATTCTGACGCATGATCACTTTCAAGGGGGCAGGCATCGCTTTCCGCTTGAGAAGTCACCCGTGGATGAAGTCCTTGTCTCGAAACGTTACCCGGATGTTACCTTGGGCATCGTGAACTGGCCAATGACCGTACTGCGCCTTCGGTCGCAGCAGTCGGATGTGCTGCTTGAAGCAGGGTATGAGCTGTACACAACTTGGCAGAGCTACAGTGATGCCGAAGCTGACATTCTGGCCGAATCCGTACAAGAAGGAATTTCGGTTCCGCACAACACGGTAACGCCGGTTGTACGGCGGTCGCCAGATGGCGGATATGAGATGGACGTGGTGCTGCGAAATAACCGGACAAGTGCTGAGCATCCGGAGGGGATCTTCCATCCTCACCGGGAGATGCATCACTTGAAGAAGGAGAATATCGGTCTGATTGAGGTCATGGGTCTTGCCATTCTGCCGGGTAGGCTCAAGAGTGAGCTGGATCAAATTTCTTCTATTCTGTCTGGAGATGCAGAGCTTCTTCACCAAGCGGAGCAAGGAGGCCTGCCTGAGCTGGTTAAGCATAAGGAATGGGTGGATCAGCTGATTCGCGAATACGGAGCCGCCCGTTCGAAGGAGGCAGCTAATGAACTGCTTCGCGATCAGGTGGGGAGAAAGTTCTCGCAAATCCTTGAGCATGCTGGTGTGTTCAAACGAACAGAGAAAGGACAGGCTGCACTACGCCGCTTCCTTAATGCTGCTGGCTATCGTTAA
- the galE gene encoding UDP-glucose 4-epimerase GalE yields the protein MAILVTGGAGYIGSHTVAELLDRGEEVVVLDNLQTGHKDSLLGGKLYEGDLRDKELLAKLFAENDIDAVIHFAANSLVGESMQQPVKYYDNNVYGTLCLLEAMEQAGVKKIVFSSTAATYGEPEKVPIEEGDRTRPTNVYGETKLTMETMMSWFDRVLGMKYVALRYFNAAGAHASGKIGEDHRPETHLIPVILQAALKQRPHIAVYGDDYPTADGTCVRDYIHVSDLADAHLRAVDYLRKGGESDVYNLGNGEGFSVKEVIAKVKEVTGVDFPVEVHPRRAGDPAVLIASAEKARAVLGWNPSRSKLDSIIQSAWNWHQNHPEGYSGK from the coding sequence ATGGCAATTTTGGTAACAGGCGGTGCAGGCTATATCGGATCTCATACAGTAGCAGAACTGCTTGACCGCGGAGAAGAGGTTGTTGTTCTCGACAACCTGCAGACAGGGCATAAGGATTCCTTGCTGGGCGGTAAATTATATGAGGGTGACTTAAGAGATAAAGAACTGCTGGCTAAACTGTTCGCAGAGAACGACATCGATGCTGTCATTCACTTTGCAGCAAATTCGCTGGTTGGTGAGAGTATGCAGCAGCCTGTAAAATACTATGACAACAATGTGTACGGTACTTTATGCTTGCTTGAAGCGATGGAGCAGGCCGGGGTGAAGAAGATTGTATTCTCCTCTACGGCTGCAACTTATGGTGAGCCAGAGAAGGTGCCGATTGAAGAAGGTGACCGTACCCGTCCAACGAATGTGTACGGAGAGACTAAGCTGACTATGGAGACCATGATGTCTTGGTTCGATCGTGTGCTGGGCATGAAGTATGTGGCCTTACGTTATTTCAATGCGGCCGGGGCTCATGCGAGCGGGAAGATCGGCGAAGACCATCGTCCAGAGACGCACTTGATTCCGGTCATCCTGCAGGCTGCTCTCAAGCAGCGTCCGCATATCGCCGTATACGGGGATGATTACCCGACGGCAGATGGCACTTGTGTTCGCGACTACATTCATGTCAGTGATTTGGCAGACGCTCACCTTCGTGCAGTAGATTATTTGCGCAAGGGCGGGGAGAGCGATGTCTACAATTTGGGCAATGGAGAAGGCTTCTCTGTCAAGGAAGTCATTGCGAAAGTGAAGGAAGTAACTGGGGTGGACTTCCCGGTAGAGGTTCATCCTCGGCGTGCAGGCGATCCTGCAGTCCTGATCGCTTCCGCAGAGAAAGCGCGCGCTGTACTGGGCTGGAATCCTAGCCGCAGCAAGCTGGATTCGATTATTCAGAGCGCCTGGAATTGGCATCAAAACCACCCTGAAGGTTATAGCGGAAAGTGA
- a CDS encoding galactokinase yields the protein MNLMEMKQAFTAQFGESSEEISVFQAPGRVNLIGEHIDYNGGYVLPAALEFGTTLLLRPRQDKKLSFKSMNFPYHVELHGDVKSLAESKTGEWVDYSVGVIVELGKLGRDLTRGYDFLYNGEIPNGSGLSSSASIEVVTAYGLLSTEGYLADRVEIAVLSQKAENGYVGVNSGIMDQFAVANGAKDHAILLMCDTLEYTKVPFVTGDYKLVISNTNKRRGLVDSKYNERRSECDQALQLLQSRVSGLDYLAQLTPEQLEEHQAVLETKPLLERAKHVVEENARVLKSVEALKQGDLAAFGQLMNASHDSLRDLYEVSCEELDVMVEEARKIPGTLGSRMTGAGFGGCTVSLVHQDDVEKFVEQVGKAYEERTGLKGDFYVCGVGEGVHQIEGV from the coding sequence ATGAATCTGATGGAGATGAAGCAGGCATTTACGGCACAATTCGGGGAATCTTCCGAAGAAATATCCGTGTTTCAGGCGCCTGGGCGGGTCAACTTAATCGGTGAGCATATTGACTACAATGGAGGTTATGTGCTTCCGGCCGCACTGGAATTCGGAACCACATTGCTCTTGCGTCCGCGCCAAGACAAGAAACTGTCCTTCAAGTCTATGAATTTTCCATATCATGTAGAGCTTCATGGCGATGTGAAATCTCTTGCGGAATCCAAAACCGGGGAATGGGTCGATTATTCGGTTGGCGTCATAGTTGAGCTTGGCAAGCTGGGACGTGATTTGACCCGTGGATATGATTTCTTGTACAACGGTGAAATTCCTAATGGCTCAGGCCTGTCCTCTTCGGCTTCCATTGAAGTAGTGACCGCTTACGGCCTTCTCAGCACAGAGGGATATCTGGCGGATCGCGTGGAAATTGCGGTGCTTTCCCAGAAAGCGGAGAACGGATATGTAGGCGTCAACAGCGGAATTATGGATCAGTTTGCAGTAGCGAATGGGGCAAAGGATCACGCTATTCTGCTGATGTGCGATACACTGGAATATACGAAGGTCCCATTTGTTACCGGAGACTATAAGCTTGTGATATCAAATACCAATAAACGAAGAGGCTTGGTGGATTCGAAATATAATGAACGGCGCAGCGAATGCGATCAGGCGCTACAGTTACTTCAGTCCAGAGTAAGCGGTCTGGATTACCTTGCCCAGCTTACTCCCGAGCAGCTTGAGGAGCATCAGGCTGTGTTGGAGACAAAGCCGCTATTGGAGAGAGCGAAGCATGTTGTGGAAGAAAACGCCCGGGTGCTAAAGTCCGTCGAAGCTCTTAAACAAGGCGATTTGGCGGCATTTGGGCAGCTGATGAATGCATCCCATGATTCTCTGCGTGATTTGTATGAAGTCAGCTGTGAAGAGCTGGATGTCATGGTTGAGGAAGCACGGAAAATTCCGGGAACCTTAGGTTCGAGAATGACAGGAGCAGGTTTTGGAGGGTGTACGGTGTCTCTAGTGCATCAGGACGATGTAGAGAAGTTTGTGGAGCAAGTAGGTAAAGCTTATGAAGAACGCACCGGACTGAAAGGTGATTTTTATGTATGCGGTGTTGGTGAGGGCGTTCATCAAATCGAGGGGGTATAA
- a CDS encoding AraC family transcriptional regulator, giving the protein MTAEASYISAANPGGASREELRVLFAGDSQTMPDHMLGPKIYDFFLFHYIENGAGVFRTEEAVFHLQAGSGFLIHPNQLVSYASDHEQPWKYRWMAFTGGNAASLVQRAGFSLSLPIMHGNVHSGIPQALASILQLFREQREGAHLASLGYLYLILAEAEGSRTENMAPLTGETRGDRIVKQMIHYMSSQYAYPISIEEMCSGLGYNRAYLSRIFKKETGISPVSYLLKLRIDKARHLLRERPDLSIEQVANSVGIPDSLYFSRQFRRFHGEAPSRYRQSAAGLKSRSVMK; this is encoded by the coding sequence ATGACTGCAGAGGCATCTTATATTTCTGCTGCAAATCCGGGAGGAGCAAGCCGTGAGGAGCTTCGCGTCCTATTTGCCGGCGACAGCCAGACGATGCCAGATCACATGCTTGGACCTAAAATCTATGATTTCTTCCTGTTCCATTATATTGAGAACGGGGCTGGAGTTTTTCGTACCGAAGAAGCGGTCTTTCATTTACAAGCTGGCAGCGGCTTCCTGATCCATCCCAATCAGCTCGTAAGCTATGCATCCGATCATGAACAGCCATGGAAATACCGGTGGATGGCCTTTACGGGCGGGAATGCTGCTTCGCTTGTACAGCGCGCCGGCTTCAGCTTAAGCTTACCGATCATGCATGGGAATGTGCACAGCGGAATTCCGCAAGCCCTCGCCTCCATTCTGCAGCTTTTTCGCGAACAAAGAGAAGGTGCTCATCTGGCTTCCTTAGGGTATCTCTATCTGATTCTGGCCGAAGCCGAAGGCTCAAGGACTGAGAATATGGCGCCCTTAACGGGAGAGACACGCGGTGACAGGATTGTAAAGCAAATGATTCATTATATGTCCAGCCAATACGCTTATCCTATATCTATTGAGGAAATGTGCTCCGGACTCGGCTATAATCGCGCATACCTGTCCCGAATCTTCAAGAAAGAAACCGGCATATCCCCAGTCTCCTATCTTCTGAAGCTGCGCATTGATAAAGCTCGTCACCTGCTGCGTGAGCGGCCTGACCTTTCCATTGAGCAGGTTGCGAATTCCGTAGGAATTCCAGACTCACTCTACTTCTCACGCCAGTTTCGCCGCTTCCACGGCGAAGCACCCAGCAGATACCGCCAATCCGCAGCAGGGCTTAAGAGCAGAAGCGTTATGAAATAA
- the mgrA gene encoding L-glyceraldehyde 3-phosphate reductase, whose amino-acid sequence MVYSPNEERYENMKYNRVGRSGLKLPAISLGLWHNFGGVDSFENGREMIRRAFDMGITHFDLANNYGPPPGSAEEMFGQVLKKDLASYRDELIISSKAGYYMWPGPYGEWGSRKYLISSLDQSLKRMGLDYVDIFYSHRFDPETPLEETMMALDQIVRSGKALYIGISSYSAEKTAEAISILKQLGTPLLIHQPSYSMLERWIENGLQDVLEENGVGSIAFCPLAQGLLTSKYLNGIPENSRAANPTGALQENQITPEVLRKIRALNQMAAARGQSLAQFALAWVLRGGRVTSALIGASRVSQIEENVAALNQLDFSEEELNRIETILKTDAE is encoded by the coding sequence ATGGTATACTCTCCTAATGAAGAACGCTATGAAAATATGAAATATAACCGAGTAGGCCGCTCGGGGCTGAAGCTTCCGGCTATATCGCTTGGCTTATGGCATAATTTTGGTGGTGTGGACAGTTTTGAGAACGGCCGTGAAATGATAAGACGCGCCTTTGATATGGGAATCACCCATTTTGATCTGGCAAACAACTATGGCCCGCCTCCCGGATCGGCTGAGGAGATGTTTGGACAGGTACTTAAGAAGGATCTGGCTTCTTATCGCGATGAGCTTATCATCTCCTCTAAGGCCGGGTATTACATGTGGCCAGGTCCCTATGGAGAATGGGGCTCCCGGAAATATTTAATTTCCAGTCTTGATCAGAGCCTAAAGCGGATGGGGCTTGATTATGTGGATATTTTCTACTCCCACCGGTTTGATCCCGAGACTCCGTTAGAAGAGACCATGATGGCGCTCGATCAAATTGTTCGTTCGGGTAAAGCGCTTTATATTGGAATCTCCAGCTATTCTGCCGAGAAGACGGCGGAGGCGATCTCGATTCTGAAGCAGCTTGGCACCCCGCTGTTGATTCATCAGCCGAGCTATTCCATGCTGGAACGTTGGATCGAAAACGGACTGCAGGATGTTCTGGAAGAGAACGGCGTTGGAAGTATCGCGTTCTGTCCGCTTGCTCAAGGTCTTCTTACCAGCAAGTATTTAAATGGAATTCCGGAAAATTCGCGCGCAGCCAATCCAACCGGAGCTTTGCAGGAGAACCAGATTACGCCAGAGGTCCTACGTAAGATTCGTGCTCTGAATCAGATGGCTGCAGCCCGAGGACAAAGCCTGGCTCAGTTTGCCCTGGCATGGGTGCTTCGCGGCGGCCGTGTCACCTCGGCCTTGATTGGTGCAAGCCGTGTCAGTCAAATTGAAGAGAACGTAGCTGCTTTGAATCAGCTGGATTTCTCTGAGGAAGAACTGAACCGAATTGAGACCATTTTGAAGACAGACGCTGAATAA
- a CDS encoding NAD-dependent protein deacylase: protein MEAKLEQLAKWISESNRIAFFGGAGISTESGIPDFRSAAGIYQMENQSPYSPETILSRSFFDRHPEVFFDFYRSKMLHPEAKPNAAHRFLAELERRNKLIGVVTQNIDGLHQAAGNKHVFELHGTVQRNTCMECGAPYSLEHILSIEEAVPHCSKCGGVIKPDVVLYEEPLDQHTIEQALAVIEGADLLLIGGTSLTVQPAAHFVTYFRGNYTVLLNASRTAYDHRANLIITEPIGQAFEKVGKILYSDNR from the coding sequence ATGGAAGCAAAGCTTGAACAGCTGGCAAAATGGATTTCCGAGAGCAACCGAATTGCCTTTTTTGGCGGGGCAGGCATATCCACGGAAAGCGGAATTCCTGATTTTCGTTCGGCTGCGGGAATTTATCAGATGGAGAATCAGTCTCCATACTCTCCGGAGACGATTCTAAGCCGCAGTTTTTTTGATCGGCATCCTGAAGTCTTTTTTGACTTTTATCGTTCAAAAATGCTGCACCCTGAAGCTAAGCCTAACGCCGCACACCGGTTTCTAGCCGAATTGGAGCGGCGGAACAAGCTGATCGGAGTGGTTACACAGAATATCGACGGGCTTCATCAGGCAGCAGGTAATAAGCATGTATTTGAACTCCATGGAACAGTTCAGCGAAATACTTGTATGGAATGCGGGGCCCCATATTCGCTTGAGCACATTTTGTCGATAGAGGAGGCGGTTCCACACTGTAGTAAATGCGGAGGAGTGATTAAGCCCGATGTAGTTCTTTATGAGGAACCTCTCGATCAGCACACTATTGAACAGGCATTGGCCGTGATTGAAGGAGCAGATTTGCTGCTGATTGGGGGGACTTCTTTGACTGTTCAGCCTGCCGCTCATTTTGTTACTTATTTCCGGGGAAATTATACCGTTTTGCTGAATGCTTCCCGTACAGCTTATGACCACAGGGCTAATTTGATCATAACTGAGCCTATCGGTCAGGCTTTTGAAAAAGTGGGTAAGATACTGTATAGCGATAATCGTTGA
- a CDS encoding HAD family hydrolase, translated as MPELVIQGKTVPFHAALFDKDGTLLDFMALWGQWAEVLTRLVESHLSLLGGKLLGEPSKLLGLSFGLDGRAADYDRRGPLAMASEEQTIAVLAWQLYAAAGMAWNEALLQVRQFAKSAMQTVREEKNAVPMPGLLSLLQTCKRLGIPLGVVTADRTSEAADHLAWLGISAFFSTVVGHDRVSLGKPDPQMLELACSELGVAPGQVLMIGDTDGDMQMGRQGGAALSVGYAPDGDSGHLIHADFIIHHYADLEAAIRT; from the coding sequence ATGCCAGAGCTGGTCATTCAAGGTAAGACAGTGCCCTTCCATGCTGCTTTGTTCGACAAGGATGGTACATTGTTGGATTTTATGGCGCTGTGGGGGCAATGGGCAGAAGTATTGACGCGGCTGGTGGAGAGCCACCTTTCGCTGCTGGGCGGAAAGCTGCTCGGGGAGCCTTCAAAGCTGCTTGGTCTAAGCTTTGGCCTTGATGGAAGAGCTGCAGATTATGACCGGAGGGGGCCGCTTGCCATGGCCTCAGAAGAGCAGACGATTGCTGTGCTGGCATGGCAGCTTTATGCCGCCGCCGGCATGGCCTGGAATGAGGCGCTGCTTCAGGTCAGGCAGTTCGCGAAGAGTGCCATGCAGACGGTTCGGGAGGAGAAGAATGCGGTGCCTATGCCTGGCTTGCTCTCTCTGCTGCAAACATGCAAGAGGCTTGGCATTCCTCTAGGCGTAGTCACCGCCGATCGGACAAGCGAAGCTGCTGACCATCTAGCCTGGTTAGGTATTTCCGCATTCTTCAGCACAGTTGTGGGCCATGACCGGGTAAGTCTGGGAAAGCCGGACCCGCAAATGCTTGAACTGGCTTGCAGCGAACTTGGGGTTGCTCCAGGGCAAGTTCTCATGATCGGGGATACGGATGGGGATATGCAGATGGGGCGGCAGGGCGGTGCCGCTTTATCCGTCGGTTATGCTCCGGATGGAGATTCGGGGCATCTTATACACGCGGATTTTATTATTCACCACTATGCGGATCTTGAAGCAGCAATCAGAACTTAA
- a CDS encoding acyltransferase family protein yields MLDASTVERTGETYALNLRFLLIVCVFIGNLIEPLILQAPHMHALYVWIFTFHMPLFVFVTGYFAKHNLRGDAGRKLLIQIGLQYLIFQSIYSVLDITVFKVNQIHHSFFAPYLLLWFLASHIFWRLALRLMLKWPVKLQFLCSLAGGILVGYLQMDGTWLSLSRSFIYLPFFVAGYHYSYAYFVKFITRNIRRLALLTSLILLGAAAIWSNQMQIGWLYGSMTYAQLQYHEWYAGLFRATIYMVQIISAAAILLLVPQRQHRITDWGKRTLYVFLLHGLIVRFAAVSPIYSYIESPAASFALMLAAILLTILLCHPKVKQMTSWIIEPRVEWLFAAHSQPTKITAASSER; encoded by the coding sequence ATGCTGGATGCTTCTACCGTTGAACGTACGGGAGAAACCTATGCTTTGAACCTTCGTTTTCTGCTCATTGTATGTGTTTTTATCGGTAATCTCATTGAGCCGCTAATTCTCCAAGCACCTCACATGCACGCCCTGTATGTTTGGATTTTCACTTTTCATATGCCTCTATTCGTGTTTGTCACCGGTTATTTTGCTAAGCATAATCTTAGGGGGGATGCCGGACGCAAGCTGCTGATCCAAATTGGCCTGCAATACTTGATCTTTCAGAGCATCTACTCAGTTCTCGACATTACTGTGTTCAAGGTGAATCAGATTCACCATTCGTTCTTCGCCCCTTACCTTCTCCTCTGGTTTCTAGCCAGCCACATCTTTTGGCGTCTAGCTTTACGGCTGATGTTAAAATGGCCGGTAAAGCTCCAGTTTCTATGCTCCTTGGCAGGTGGTATTCTAGTCGGCTATTTGCAAATGGACGGCACTTGGCTCAGCCTTTCTCGCAGCTTCATCTACCTTCCTTTTTTTGTAGCTGGATATCACTACTCTTACGCTTATTTTGTGAAATTTATCACCAGAAATATCCGTCGCCTTGCCCTACTCACCAGCCTCATTCTCTTAGGGGCCGCTGCCATATGGTCAAACCAAATGCAGATCGGCTGGCTGTATGGAAGCATGACGTATGCGCAGCTCCAATATCACGAGTGGTATGCGGGTCTTTTTCGGGCAACGATTTACATGGTGCAGATCATTTCGGCAGCAGCCATTTTATTGCTTGTCCCTCAGCGGCAGCATCGCATCACCGACTGGGGTAAGCGAACACTGTATGTCTTTCTGCTGCACGGGCTTATTGTACGCTTTGCAGCTGTCTCACCGATATACAGCTATATAGAGAGTCCCGCTGCCTCATTCGCCTTGATGCTTGCAGCAATTCTCTTAACGATCCTGCTTTGCCACCCCAAAGTTAAACAAATGACCTCCTGGATCATAGAACCTAGGGTAGAATGGCTGTTCGCAGCTCATTCCCAGCCCACAAAGATAACAGCTGCTTCCAGCGAGCGTTAG
- a CDS encoding KGG domain-containing protein has translation MARNNKKMSREEAGRMGGEATAKNHGKEFYQEIGQKGGQATAKSHDREFYQEIGQKGGEATADSHDKDFYREIGRKGGQARNNK, from the coding sequence ATGGCACGTAACAATAAAAAGATGAGTCGTGAGGAAGCGGGACGCATGGGTGGCGAAGCCACTGCTAAAAACCATGGCAAAGAATTCTATCAAGAAATCGGACAAAAGGGCGGACAAGCCACCGCCAAATCACACGACCGCGAATTCTATCAAGAAATTGGGCAAAAGGGCGGCGAAGCCACCGCCGATTCTCACGATAAAGACTTCTATCGTGAAATCGGACGCAAAGGTGGACAAGCCAGAAACAATAAATAA